In Lentibacillus sp. JNUCC-1, the genomic window AATAAAATTTATCAGCCAACTGCTACTGAACTCGTATTTACTGTCAGAGCGAACGGGAAAAACAATGCGCTCCTGCTTTCAATCCATCCCGCTTATGCCCGGATTCACTTAACAGAAGATCAATACACAAATCCAGCTGAGCCGCCGATGTTCTGTATGCTGCTGCGAAAACACCTGACTGGAGCCATTATTGAATCGATTGAACAACATGAGATGGAACGCGTCCTGACGATCACCCTTAAAGCACGAAATGAAATAGGTGATCAGACTTATAAAACGCTGATTGTAGAATTAATGGGGAAGCACAGTAACGTTATGCTGATTGACCGGGAAGAGGGCCATATTATAGATAGTCTCAAACATGTCCCCATGTCCCTGAACAGACACAGAACCATTCAGCCAGGTCACCAATATGTACTGCCTCCTCAACAAAATAAGCTTAATCCGCTAACGGTGGACGGGAAAACCTGTGTGAACAAACTGGACTTTAATGCAGGACGGATCGATCAGCAAATCGTCAATACGCTGTCCGGATTTTCACCGTTTTTTGCCAAAGAAATCGTTTCACGGGCAGGCTTGGGCAACCAGGAAAAATATGTGATGGTTATAGACAACATCCTTGACAGCATTGTAAATAATACCTATACACCTGCCATTTACATTGCTCAACGGGAAGACTTCCACGTCCTTCCCATCACTTACATCACTAACGGAAACCAAACATTTCCCAATGTGAGTGAAATGCTCGATGCATTCTATTCAGGTAAAGCAGAACGGGACAGGGTCAAACAGAAGGCGAAAGATCTCCATCGTTTTCTTCAGAATGAATTGAAAAAAAATCAACGCAAACTCAAAATTCATGCTGACACCCTAAAAAAAGCCGAGCGTGCTGATCATTTTCAAAAAATGGGAGAACTCTTGACAGCCCATATGCATCTTGTGCAGCAAGGTGATTCCTCTGTTACTGTTACGGACTATTATGATCCTGAGCAGGGACAAGTTGAGATAAAGTTGGATTCGCAAAAAACGCCGAGTGAAAATGCCCAACATTTCTTTAAACGATATCAAAAGCTAAAAACATCCCGAAAGAAGATGAAATCAGAAATTAAAAAAACTGAACGCGAACTGAATTATCTCGATCAATTGCTGCAACAGATCGAAACTGCGGGCGAAAACGATATAGAAGAGATTCGTGAAGAGCTGCGCGAACAAGGCTATTTAAAAAAACAAAAACGCGGCAAACAAAAGAACAAACCTGTCAAGCCTGTACCTGATGCGTATTATGCTTCTGATGGAACACTTCTCCTAGTCGGAAAAAATAATAAGCAAAATGAATATGCCACCACTAAGATGGCTCATCGAAACGACATCTGGCTGCACACCAAAGACATCCCAGGGTCACATGTTATTATCAGATCCAATGAGCCTTCGATGGAGACAATTGAAGAAGCAGCTTTGCTTGCAGCCTATTTCAGCAAATCCAGACAGTCTTCTTCGGTTCCAGTAGACTACACAGCTGTTAAACACGTTAAAAAACCAAACGGCGCAAAGCCAGGCTTCGTCACATACGACCAACAAAAAACCATATTTGTCACACCCGACGCAGCCACAGTTCAAAAAATGCACAACACAAAAAACGGGTGACTCTTAAGAGTCACCCGTTTTTTATTACCTTTAACTCATTGGCTTGGACGGTTCTGTCCACATATTCATCTAGGTCATTTAGACGCTAAAACCAAGCTCGGGAAAAACACGGAGACTTCAGCGGGAGGCTCAGCAGCGCCCGTGGAAAGCGGAGTGTTTTCACCGAGCGGTTGCCAGAAGCAGTTATAAAATCTACCTGATTAGTTCGTAGTTTACGGTAAGTGTGAATAGGTGGTTCTTGTTAGAAGCGATGGTTTTGAAGGGCTTTTATGAATGCTTGGACCTGGGGCAGTTCTGTGCCGCCTTTGTGGTAGCATACCCATGTATCCCGGGTGACGCGTTTGCCATCGATCATGAGCGGGATATTTGGGAATTCCTGTTGCATTCCTTCTGAGACACTCTCCGGCAAAACTGCCATACCTAGCCCTTGCTTCATCAGCTGTTTACATGTTTCAATCTGATCAACAGTAATCATACGCTGCGGCTTAATGGTTTGAGAATGCCGGTATAACCAATCATCTACAAGATCATGCATACTATCATCACTATTAAACGAAATTAACGGACGTTCTTTAACACCTTCGTCAGGAAACGGTTCTGTGTCAAAAATGTAAAGCGCATCATCAAAAAGATGATGGCAAATTGATTCTTTTAACTTCTCCCGCGGATTACACATACGTGATAATCCCTGTGATTTTGTTTAATATCCTCACTGATCCCAGTAACAAGATCAATTGTTACCTTTGGATACTCAGCCGTGAACCCCCCTAAAATAGCGGGCAGAAAACGTTGACTTACAAGCGAGGAACAAGCAATCGAAAGTGTTCCTTGGATCTGGTTTCTGGACTGCGACAGGTTTGCTTCAAGAGTTTGTTCACGTTTTATAACTTCTTGAGCATGTGCGAGAATCAATTCGCCGGCAGGGGTTGGTTGAAGTTTCTTCTGTGTACGAATAAAAATAATGGCATCAAAATGATCTTCAATCCACTTAAGGCGTTGTGTTACGGCAGGCTGAGAAATCAATATGGCTTTGGCCGTTCCGCGGATGGTTCCAATTTCGTTTAGTTTTAAGAGTAATAAGTAGTCATCAATTTTCATATTGTCCAATCCTTTATGTGATCTTTACTTCATTATACCATATATAACCTCACCAGCTGGGACTATAATGATGCACGCCAATCAATCAATCTGTCTTTTTGTACAACGTCAATGGCTCCTTCATTTTCAAGTAGTTCTATAAGGACATCGAAGTTGGTCAATGACTTGAATGTAAGTCCTGCCTCAGCAAAATTTTCTTTGGCCTGGGTAAGTCCGTAGCTGAATATGGCTAAAACGCCAAGAACATTCGCACCAGCCTCTTGTAAGGCTTTCGCAGATTGGATAGCGGAGTTGCCGGTGGAAATAAGGTCCTCGATCACTACCACACGTTGTCCCTGTGTTATCGGACCTTCAATTTGATTGCCTTTCCCATGTTCTTTTGGTTTAGAGCGCACATATACCATTGGGAGATGCAGCATGCCTGCCAGCCATGCTGCATGAGGGATCCCCGCTGTTGCACAGCCCGCGATGACTTCGGGATCAAAATCGAATGTTTTACACTCAAGACTAAAAGATTCGGCGATTTTATCTCTCAGGTCGGGATGCCCCATTGTGAGCCGGTTATCACAGTAGATTGGAGATTTCAGTCCAGATGTCCAGGTAAAATAATGATCTGGATTAATTTGAACAGCTTCTATGTTTAATAGTGCCTTGACAAGTTCAAAACGATTTTCCATTTTTCCACTCCTTCTCAATTCTCCTATAAGCTTCAAAAGGATTCTCAGCTTGTGTGACCGCACGGCCAACAACAAGCACATCCGCCCCCTTTTGACGTGCGATTTCAGGTGTGGCAATACGTGCCTGATCATCGGACGGACTATCCTTTAATCGGATTCCCGGGGTAACGGTCAAGCATTCTTTTCCAACAATAGATTTAATGCTTGCAGCTTCAGCAACCGAACAAACAACCCCATCAGCTCCATTTTGAAAGGCCAAATCCGTCAAAGAAATGACTTGATTCTCTATGTTCTGTGTAATATTAAGCTCGTTCTCTATCATCTCCTCAGTCATTGAAGTCAGAACAGTTACAGCCAACAGCTTTGGAATATTCGATGATTGGGAGCCTGTAGTTAATCCTTCCTTGGCTTTGTGAATCATAGCACTGCCGCCGCTTGCATGGATGGTAACCATATCCACTCCCAATGCTGCTACATTATGCATTGCCTTGTTTACGGTGGTAGGTATGTCATGCAGCTTGAGATCCAGAAATATAGGATGTCCATTCTCTTTTAAACGATAGACAACTTGAGCACCTTCTCTATAAAATAACTCCATACCAATTTTGACTGGGACACCTGTTAATTGGTGGTTGCGAATAAATTGTTCTGTTTCGGACCAATTCTTGAAATCAAGAGCCAGATAAATTGAGTTCATGGTGGTGCCCCTTTCCGATTGCATCTTGTACAGTTTCAAAGTGATAACGATCCAAAACGTCTGGTAGAGCATCAATTATTTCCGGGCATATAAACGGATTCGTGAAATGAGCTGTTCCAACTGCCACAGCACTTGCACCTGCAAGAAGAAATTCAAGCACATCCTCAGCCGTTTGAATGCCACCCATACCGATAATTGGGATTGAAACAGACTGTCTAACTTCATAGATCATGCGAATAGCGATGGGCTTAATGGCTGGACCTGATAAGCCCCCGGTTTTGTTAGCCAATAGCGGACGTCGTGTTTGCAAATTCATTTGCATACCTGTAAGCGTGTTAATCATTGATAACCCATCCGCTCCTGCGTCTTCTACTGCCCTTGCTATTTCTATAACATTTGTGACGTTTGGTGATAACTTAACGTAAACAGGTTTGTTGCTGCTCTCTTTTACCACTTCAGTTATTTTGGCAGCCATTAAAGGATCTGTTCCAAATTGAATGCCGCCTTCTTTGACATTAGGGCAAGATATATTTAATTCCAATGCTGAAACCGAATCTACTTCATTAAATGCACGGGCTACAGTTTCATATTCAAGGATTGTCTTGCCTGCGATATTGGCAATGATCTCTGTATCGAAGGATGACAAAAACGGCACTTCATTTTCGATAATGGCTTCTGCACCTGGGTTTTGAAGACCTATAGCATTCAACATACCCATCGACGTTTCAGCAACACGGGGGGTTGAGTTTCCAGGACGCCGATCGCCTGTTGCCGATTTCATAATAACAGCTCCAAGTTTAGACAAATCATAAAATTGTCCGTACTCCCTGCCAAATCCAAAACAGCCTGATGCAGGCATAATTGGATTTTTCAATGCTAAGCCAGGTAAATCAACTGATAAACGGCTCATAAGTACACCTCCTCTGCCGAAAACACTGGACCGTCCGTACAAATCTTGCGATAACCTCCGTCATGACTCGGAATCACGCATGCCATGCATGTCCCAACACCACATCCCATGCGTTCTTCAATCGACAGAAAACCTTTTGTATTTTGCATTGTTTTTTGAACCGCGCGCAGCATCTGAATAGGACCACATGAATAATAGCGATCAATATGTCCCAAGCCAGAAAGTTTATCGGTAACAAATCCTTTTTCACCATATGTTCCATCATTGGTCATAATAATGGTGTTACCAATTGTGTTAAACTCAGATTCATAGAATACGTGACTTTTCGATTGGTAACCTAGGACTGATGTAATTGAAACACCTTTTTTATAGAGCGTTTTGGCCAGGTAGTATAATGGCGGAATGCCGATACCGCCCCCAACTAACAGCACATCTTTGCCCTGGTGAACGTCTAGCGGAAACCCTTTGCCAAGCGGTCCAATCCCCCTGAGGATAGAACCAGCAGCTAAACAGGCAAGGGTCTTCGTACCTTGACCGTTTATTTTAAATAAAAGCGTTACAGTTTCTTTGACCTTATCAACATCAGCAATGGATAATGGTCTTGCCAGCATATGTCCTTCAAGAATGACGTGTAAAAACTGCCCAGGTTCTGCTTTTTGACTGATGTATCTATTGCTCATAATAAGTTCAAAAGTTTCATAGGCGACTTTCTTGAGAGAGAGAATTTCAAAGTCAGAAACATGCTTCTGATACTCAGTTGTTATGACTGACTGCTTCATTCTTTCCCTCCTCGTATACAATTTCGCCTTCCACCATGGTCCATAAGACTTTTCCTTCAACCTGCCAATTTGTAAAAGGAGTGTTTTTTCCCAATGATTCAAAATCAGCCGGATCAATTTGATAAGCGTGCTCAAGATCAACCAGTACCAGATCCGCAGCTGAATTTTCTTCAAGTCTGCCGTATGGAAGTCCAAAGACATCAGCTGGTTTACGGGTCATGCATGCCACCAATTCGCTGAGGGTCAAGATACCTCTTTTAACGAGATGGGTGTACATCAACGAAAAGCACGTTTCCAAACCAACAATCCCGAATGGAGCTTGCATAAATCCTAGCGCTTTCTCGTCTTCTGCATGTGGAGCATGGTCGGTAGCTATAAAGTCAATTGTT contains:
- the pyrE gene encoding orotate phosphoribosyltransferase, with protein sequence MENRFELVKALLNIEAVQINPDHYFTWTSGLKSPIYCDNRLTMGHPDLRDKIAESFSLECKTFDFDPEVIAGCATAGIPHAAWLAGMLHLPMVYVRSKPKEHGKGNQIEGPITQGQRVVVIEDLISTGNSAIQSAKALQEAGANVLGVLAIFSYGLTQAKENFAEAGLTFKSLTNFDVLIELLENEGAIDVVQKDRLIDWRASL
- a CDS encoding dihydroorotate dehydrogenase; translation: MSRLSVDLPGLALKNPIMPASGCFGFGREYGQFYDLSKLGAVIMKSATGDRRPGNSTPRVAETSMGMLNAIGLQNPGAEAIIENEVPFLSSFDTEIIANIAGKTILEYETVARAFNEVDSVSALELNISCPNVKEGGIQFGTDPLMAAKITEVVKESSNKPVYVKLSPNVTNVIEIARAVEDAGADGLSMINTLTGMQMNLQTRRPLLANKTGGLSGPAIKPIAIRMIYEVRQSVSIPIIGMGGIQTAEDVLEFLLAGASAVAVGTAHFTNPFICPEIIDALPDVLDRYHFETVQDAIGKGHHHELNLSGS
- a CDS encoding dihydroorotate dehydrogenase electron transfer subunit; the encoded protein is MKQSVITTEYQKHVSDFEILSLKKVAYETFELIMSNRYISQKAEPGQFLHVILEGHMLARPLSIADVDKVKETVTLLFKINGQGTKTLACLAAGSILRGIGPLGKGFPLDVHQGKDVLLVGGGIGIPPLYYLAKTLYKKGVSITSVLGYQSKSHVFYESEFNTIGNTIIMTNDGTYGEKGFVTDKLSGLGHIDRYYSCGPIQMLRAVQKTMQNTKGFLSIEERMGCGVGTCMACVIPSHDGGYRKICTDGPVFSAEEVYL
- the pyrF gene encoding orotidine-5'-phosphate decarboxylase encodes the protein MNSIYLALDFKNWSETEQFIRNHQLTGVPVKIGMELFYREGAQVVYRLKENGHPIFLDLKLHDIPTTVNKAMHNVAALGVDMVTIHASGGSAMIHKAKEGLTTGSQSSNIPKLLAVTVLTSMTEEMIENELNITQNIENQVISLTDLAFQNGADGVVCSVAEAASIKSIVGKECLTVTPGIRLKDSPSDDQARIATPEIARQKGADVLVVGRAVTQAENPFEAYRRIEKEWKNGKSF
- a CDS encoding amidohydrolase family protein — encoded protein: EKTGCHYHVCHVSTKESVRVIRDAKKAGIRVTAEVTPHHLLLNETDVLTDDANFKMNPPLRSPEDHQALIDGLKDGTIDFIATDHAPHAEDEKALGFMQAPFGIVGLETCFSLMYTHLVKRGILTLSELVACMTRKPADVFGLPYGRLEENSAADLVLVDLEHAYQIDPADFESLGKNTPFTNWQVEGKVLWTMVEGEIVYEEGKNEAVSHNN
- a CDS encoding substrate-binding domain-containing protein; its protein translation is MCNPREKLKESICHHLFDDALYIFDTEPFPDEGVKERPLISFNSDDSMHDLVDDWLYRHSQTIKPQRMITVDQIETCKQLMKQGLGMAVLPESVSEGMQQEFPNIPLMIDGKRVTRDTWVCYHKGGTELPQVQAFIKALQNHRF
- a CDS encoding Rqc2 family fibronectin-binding protein encodes the protein MPFDGIVTRAITQELQTNLLTGKINKIYQPTATELVFTVRANGKNNALLLSIHPAYARIHLTEDQYTNPAEPPMFCMLLRKHLTGAIIESIEQHEMERVLTITLKARNEIGDQTYKTLIVELMGKHSNVMLIDREEGHIIDSLKHVPMSLNRHRTIQPGHQYVLPPQQNKLNPLTVDGKTCVNKLDFNAGRIDQQIVNTLSGFSPFFAKEIVSRAGLGNQEKYVMVIDNILDSIVNNTYTPAIYIAQREDFHVLPITYITNGNQTFPNVSEMLDAFYSGKAERDRVKQKAKDLHRFLQNELKKNQRKLKIHADTLKKAERADHFQKMGELLTAHMHLVQQGDSSVTVTDYYDPEQGQVEIKLDSQKTPSENAQHFFKRYQKLKTSRKKMKSEIKKTERELNYLDQLLQQIETAGENDIEEIREELREQGYLKKQKRGKQKNKPVKPVPDAYYASDGTLLLVGKNNKQNEYATTKMAHRNDIWLHTKDIPGSHVIIRSNEPSMETIEEAALLAAYFSKSRQSSSVPVDYTAVKHVKKPNGAKPGFVTYDQQKTIFVTPDAATVQKMHNTKNG
- a CDS encoding LysR family transcriptional regulator, coding for MKIDDYLLLLKLNEIGTIRGTAKAILISQPAVTQRLKWIEDHFDAIIFIRTQKKLQPTPAGELILAHAQEVIKREQTLEANLSQSRNQIQGTLSIACSSLVSQRFLPAILGGFTAEYPKVTIDLVTGISEDIKQNHRDYHVCVIRGRS